The Terriglobia bacterium genome contains the following window.
AAACGAGATGCATGACATGCGAATAACGTTCGATGAACATCAGATCTTCGACGCGCACAGTACCGTACTGTGAAACCCGGCCGAGATCATTGCGGCCGAGATCGACCAGCATGATGTGTTCCGCCCGTTCCTTCTCGTCATGACGCAGTCTTTCGGCATTCGCTTCGTCCTCGGCCTCGTTTCCACCCCGAGGAAGCGTTCCGGCGATCGGCCGGTATTCGATTTCCTGTTCGCGAACCCGTACCAGCATTTCGGGAGACGAACCGACGATCGAGGTTTCCGGCATCTTGAGGAAGTACATGTACGGCGAGGGATTCACAATCCGGAGGGCGCGGTAAATTTCGAAAGCGGAAGTCGGGAGATCCACTTCGAAGCGCTGCGCGAGAACGACCTGGAATATGTCGCCGGCCGCGATATATTCCTTGGCCTTTGCGACGCCGGCGAGATAGTCCTGCTTATCGAAGTTCGATCTCACCGTAACGTCTGTTGCGTTTTGTGTCACAGGGGGAATCTGCAGCGGCGCGCGCAGCAGTGTTTCGATATGCTCGATTTCCTCAATCGCCTTCCTGTACTGTTCTTCGACAGACTCACCCGAATCTTCGACAATCACATTGGAGATGATGTGGATTTGATGCCGCAGATGGTCGAAGGCCAGCACGGTCTTGTAGAACATTAAAACAGCATCATCGACGCCGAGATCATCCACGCTGGACTGCGGAATGTCCTCAATCGTCCGGACCATGTCATACCCGAAATAGCCGACCGCGCCCCCGGTGAAGGGAGGCAGGTTGGGCAACTTGACCGACTTGAACCGGTTCATCGTGGCGCGCAGATCGTCCATGAAGTTCGCGGGCTGGCCGTCCCGGTATCGCTTGATCAGGAACGGATCTCCACCGAGGAAGGAATAGCGTGCGATTCTTTCTCCGCCTTCGATACTTTCAAGCAGGAACGCATGCGAGCGGTCCTTCTCGAGTTTCAGAAACGCAGACACCGGCGTCAGAAAATCGGCGATGACCGACTTATAGACAGGGATTACATTCCCCTGCGTTTGAAGTTTTTTGACGTCTTCGAGACCTGGCTGCATACCTATGTCTTTTTTGGGCCTTGTGTGGCCGATCTTCTTTCTTTTAATTCACGACTGATCTCGTCCAGCGATATACCCCGCTCGACCAGCAAGACGAGCAGGTGATACATCAAATCGCCGGTTTCCGAAACCAGCCTCCCGGCATCGGGGTTCTTGGCGGCAATAATCGTTTCCGCGCTTTCCTCTCCGACCTTCTTCAGAATTTTGTCCAGCCCGCTATTAAACAAGTAGGTCGTATAGCTTCCCTCGGGACGCTGCTCTTTGCGCTCTTCAATGACGGCGTACAGTTCCTGCAGCACACCTTCGATCTCCGGTTCGCTGCCAAAACATGAATACGCACCGGTGTGACACGCCGGTCCCAGCGGCTCGACTTCGACCAGGACAGCATCATTGTCGCAATCCAGACTGACTTTCGTAACCTTCTGCGAGTTGCCCGATGTTTCGCCCTTGTGCCACAGCTGCTGGCGGCTGCGGCTCCACAACCAGGTTTCCTTTTTTTCGAGGGTGAGCTGCAGAGCTTCCTTATTCATGTAGGCAACCGTGAGCACTTCGCGGGTTCTCGCATCCTGCATCACTGCGGGAATGAGCCCGTCTGCGCCGAATCTGGCATTCTTGAGGATATCGTTCATCGGACGACGACCCCCCGTTCGCGCAAGTAGGATTTCGCTTCGCCGATCGTGACTTCCCGGAAATGGAAAATCGATGCGGCCAGCACGGCGCTCGCTGCGCCTTCGGTCAAGCCTTCGTACAAATGTTGAAGGTTGCCGGCGCCGCCTGAAGCAATGACCGGAATGTTGACGGCCTCCGAAATTCTCCTTGTCAGATCGAGATCGTAGCCGTGCTTGGTTCCATCGCCGTCCATGCTGGTCAGCAGAATTTCACCGGCGCCGAGACCGGCGACAGTTTTCGCCCATTCGACCGCGTTGAGTTCGGTCCGTTCGCGCCCGCCGTGCGTATAGACTTTCGCGCTGCCGTTGTTTTCCCGCCGGGCATCGATGGCGACAACGATGCACTGGCTGCCGAAGCGCTCCGCCGCTTTCTGCACCAGCGATGGTTCGTTGACCGCAGAAGTGTTCAATGAAACTTTGTCTGCGCCGCTGCGCAAAATCTCCTGAATATCGCCGACATTTCTCAGGCCACCGCCCACCGTAAAAGGAATGTTGATGGTATCCGCAACGTGCCGGACCATTTCCGCCACGATATTGCGGCTGTCCGAAGATGCCGTGATATCGAGGAAAACCAGTTCGTCGGCGCCCTCTTCGGAATATCGGAGGCCCGCTTCCACGGGATCTCCGGCGTCGCGAAGGTTGACGAAATTGATCCCTTTGACGACGCGCCCCCCCTTCACATCGAGGCAGGGAATGATTCGCTTAGCGAGCATTTGCCATGGCCTCCTCGATTTCGAAGCGGCCTTCGTAGAGCGCCTTGCCGATGATCACGCCGTCAAGTCTCTTGTGATCGAGACGCGCAAGCTGCCGAACATCGGCGATCGACGAAACACCGCCCGAGGCAATGACGGACAGCTCCGTGTGGTCCAGCATTTCCTTCATCGCTTCGATATTGGGTCCTTCGAGAACGCCATCGCGCGCAATGTCGGTGTAGATCACCAGCCGGGCGCCGAGATTCTGAAGCCGGCGGGCGAGATCGATGGCTGCGATGTGCGAGTCTTCCGTCCAGCCGGCGATCTGCACGTTTCCGTCGCGCGCGTCGATGCCAACGGCAACGTTATGCGGCTGGGCCGTCAAAGCGGCCTTCACGAATTCCTGGTCCTGAACCGCCGCGGTCCCCAGCACCACCCGCTGAATGCCGGCATCCAGTAATGTATCAATGACCGCCATGCTTCTGATTCCGCCGCCGAGCTGGATCTTTGCATTGGGAACCGCAGCCGCCATTTCGCGCAAGACCGCGAGGTTCTTCGGCACGCCTTCAAACGCCCCATCGAGATCGACGACATGCAGCCAGTCTGCGCCTTTGCCGACCCACTTATTCGCCATCTCCAACGGATCGCCGTAAACAGTCGCGTCACTTTTCCGGCCTTGTTTCAGCCGGACAGCCTTTCCACCAAGAATGTCGATTGCGGGATAAACCTTCATACTTTTAAAACCGCGCGAAATTCTCCAGCAGCCGTTCTCCTATCCGTTGACTCTTCTCCGGATGAAATTGTGTCGCCCAAATATTTCCTTGGTGGACGATCGCCGGGAATTCCAATTCATAGTCTGTCGTCGCCAGCGTGATGTCGGATGCAGGCTTCGCATAATACGAGTGGACGAAATAAACGAAGCTGCACTCGGTAACGCCCGCAGTCAAGCCATTCGTCCGCTTCAGGTGCAGCTGATTCCAGCCCATATGCGGCACTCGGAGGTGCGCCGGCAGTTTCACGATCGAACCGTGAAGGATATCCAAGCCCTGATGCTTGCCGAATTCCTCGCTCTCACTGAAGAGCAGGTGCATCCCCAGGCAGATCCCGAGAGTGGGGGTTCCCGCTTCCGCCTTCTCAATGAAGGGCGCAGCCAGGCCCAGCTCTTTCAGATTACGCATACCGTCGCCGAAGGCGCCTACACCAGGAAGGATGAGCTTGGTGGCCGCCCGGATGTCATCCGGATTCGATGTGACGCAAACATTGTGTCCCAGCCGCCGCAGCGTGTTCTCCAGGCTCCGTAGGTTATTCAGCTTGTAATCAACAATGGTGATCACAATTTACCGCTCCGTCTCAACATGGTGTGTGAGCGACCCCCTGCCGGCCGCTTCGCGGCCGGCAGGGGGTCGCTCACAAGCACTGTTCGTGCAAAGCGCATCACAGCACGCCTTTCGTCGACGGAATCTGCGTGTGTCCGACGCGCGTTGCGGTGTGGAGCGCCCTCGCGGTGGCTTTGAAAATGGTTTCCGCAATGTGATGCTGATTCCTGCCGTACAGGTTTTCGACGTGCAGGTTGAAGCGTCCTTCCTGGACGAACGCCTTGAGGAATTCTTCAATCAGTTCGGTCTGCAGATCGCCGAGCTTCGTCGCCTTGAAATCGGCCTTGTAGACGAGGTACGGCCTTCCGGAAAGATCCACGACAACGCGTGTCAGAGCCTCATCGAGAGGCACGTAGGCGTGACCAAACCGTGTGATACCCCGGCGCTCGCCGAGAGCCTCGCGCAGCGCCTGTCCCAGAACCCACCCCACATCTTCCACGGTGTGATGACCGTCGATTTCGAGATCGCCCTTGGCATGGATTTCCAGATCGAAGTGTCCGTGCCGCGCCAGCTGGGCGAGCATATGGTCAAAAAACGGAATGCCCGTCGCCAGCTGGTGTTCCCCGGTGCCGTCGAGATTGAGATTGACGCGAATATCGGTCTCGTTCGTTTTTCGCGACTTCATCGATGTTCGTGCATCCATTTATTTGTTCTCCAGGACCTGGTCCAGCGCAGCCAGACACCGGTTGTTTTCTTCCGGAGTTCCGATCGAAATCCGCAGACAGCGCTCGAGCAAGGGATAAGCGCTCACATCGCGGATCAGTACGCCGTGACTGTATAGAGCGTCAAAGAGCTCGCGCGCCGACTTCGCGGTCCGTATCAAAATGAAATTCGCCTGCGACGGAAAAGCGCGGATTTCCGGCCGTTTCTGCAGTTCCGAGAAGACGCGCTCGCGTTCCCGTATCAATGCCGTTATGCCGGCGTTGAGCACGTCATGTTTTTCGATGATCACTTCCGCGGCCGCCAGCGTGAAAATGTTCACGTTGTACGGCAGCTTGGATTTGTTCACTTCGCGGGCGATTTCGGGGTGCGCCATCATGTAGCCGAAGCGGAGGCCGGCCATAGCCATCGCTTTGGAGAATGTTCTGAGCACGATAAGGTTCCGGTGCCCGGCTAGCAGCGGGACGGCGGTTTGTCCGCTGAATTCGTGATACGCCTCGTCCACGATCACGATGCCTTTCGCACTCTTCAGCACGGCCGTTAACGCATCGCGGTCGAGCACGGTGCCTGTCGGATTGTTCGGCGTGCAGATCACAATGACGTCCGCGGTTCGAGAGGCCGCAATCAGCTTGTCCGCGTCGAACGCCATGTTTTCGGAGTCGAGCAATACCTGTTCGATGTCCGCCTGCAGCGTTGTCGCCATCAGCTTGTAGAGTGTGAACGTCGGTTGCGGCACGGCCAGCCGCCGGCCGGGACCCAGCGCGACACTCAGCGAAGCCTGGATCAATTCATTGGATCCGTTGCCGACCAGAATTCCGTCCTCGATCCAGCCGGCGAATGTCGCGAGCGCTTTGATGACACCTGCCGGCACGAATGCCGGATAACGTCCCCATGGCCGCCGTAGGACGCGCTCCGCGATTTCCCGCTTGAGGTCCGCCGGCAATTCGTACGGATTCTCGTTCTGATCGAGTTTGACGTCGGCTTCAAAGTGCTTGAGTGTGTACGCGGCGAGGCCGCGGACCTCAGGCTTTATGACGCCGGATGGTGATAGATCTCGCATGTGCGGTCAGTCCTTCAGCAATGGCGAATTTTTCGATCATTTCGCCGAATCGTTCGATGGCACGTCCTGAGTAGCGGATGATGCTCGTCCGTTTCAGGAAATCCGGAACACCAAGCGGAGAAAAGAAACGCGCCGTCCGATTTGTCGGCAGCACGTGGCTTGGCCCGGCAAAATAGTCCCCCACAACCGTCGGCGCGTACCGTCCGATAAAAACGGCGCCCGCGTTTTGAATATTATCGGAGACGTGCTCCGGCTCGGCCATCAGCACTTCGACGTGCTCCGGCGCGATGTGATTCACGAGACGGATGGCGTCGCGTTCATCCGCGACGACGAACGCGATTCCTTTGTTCTTAATGGCCGTGCTCGCAATCGATTTGCGGTCGAGCGACTTGAGCTGCGTCTGAACCTCATCGAATACGGCAACGGCGAGCTCCCGGGACCAGGTGATCAACCATACGCCGGCCATTTCATCATGTTCGGCCTGAGCAAGAAGATCGGCTGCGATCCACGACGGTTCGCATGTCTCGTCGGCGACAATAGCGACTTCACTGGGGCCCGCCACCATGTCGATGTCAACTGCGCCGTAAACCTGCCGCTTGGCCGACTGGACATACTGATTGCCCGGGCCGACAATTTTCTGAACCCGTGGAATTGTTTTCGTCCCGTATGCGAGCGCGCCGATCGATTGTGCTCCGCCGATCCGATAGACCTCCGTCAGATTGAGCATCTTCAGAGCGGCGGCAACCAGCGGATTTTCCTCCAGCGAGCGCGGAGGAGTCACCACCGCGATGCGCTCGACGCCTGCAACCTGCGCCGGTATTGCATTCATGAGCACGGATGAGGGATATGCCGCCTTTCCGCCGGGAATGTAGAGCCCTGCGCTGGCAAGCGGGGTACGCCGCAATCCCAGGCGGACGCCGTCGCCCGCGTAATATTCCCAGGACTCTTCTATCTGCTGTTCGTGGAAATCCCTGACGTTGCCGGCCGCCTTACGCATGATTTCGACGAGTTCGTCATCGGCGCCTTCCGCGTAGCTTCGGAGCTGATCTTCCGGCACACGCATCAATTCCGGAGTCAGATTGAATTCGTCGAACCGCTTCGTGTACTCACAGACCGCGGCATCGCCGCGCCGCCGGACGTCCTGCAGAATGCCGGCAACAGACTGTTCGACATTCTGTTCCACATCGCCGGGCGCCAGGAGCGCATCGATTTCGTCGAGGTTCATCTCCGTAGTGAGATCGATGACTCTCATCGGCGTGCACTCTCCAGTGCTTGAATGAATGTCAGAACTTCCTGCCGTTTGGTCTGATAGCCCGCGCGATTGATCAGAAGTTTTGCAGAACTTTCCGCGATGACTTCCAGGATCTCGAGACCGTTCTCCTTTAACGTGCGGCCTGTTTCCACCAGATCCACAATGCGGTCGGCCAGGCCGATGAGCGGCGCCAGTTCGATCGATCCCGAAAGAGGAATGATTTCAACCGGAATTCCACGACTGTTGAAATGATCCATCGTGATTCGCGGGTATTTCGTTGCCACGCGAACCGTCGGACTGTCGAACCGCCCGATGTAGTCGCGAGTTTCAGCCTGCGCCTGCGCCGGGCCGGCTATAGCAATCCTGCAATAACCGAAATTGAGATCCAGGGGCTGCAGCACATCCGCATGCGATTCAAGAAGCACGTCCAGGCCGGCGATTCCGATGTCCGCCGCGCCATATTCGACATAGGTCGGCACATCCGTGGGCTTGACGAGCACCGCGTGAAACCTTTTATCGGTCGATTCGAAAATCAACTTTCGCGACGACGAGACGTCATCGGTAAATTGAACGCCGGCCCGCCCCAGCAGTTCGAGCGACGGCTCCAGAAAACGTCCCTTGCAGAGCGCAATCACAAGCACAGCTTCACCGCCTTGCCGGCCTGCCGGAGCTGCAGCGCTTTGGCAAAACCCTGCTGTACATCGATCGCCGTCGGGTTTCCATTCCCCATGTCCAGGTTTGGAGTCGCGATCTGTTCGAGACGATCGAGAATGAAGGTGAAACCCACCGCCGGCATATCCTCGCCGAAGGCGGCAGGCAGTCCGTCGTAGCGGCCTCCACTGGCGACTTCGAAACCAAGATCGCGCACATAGGCGCGGAACAGGATTCCGGTGTAATAATCGAACCCGCGAATCTCGCCGAGGTCGATCGTCAGATGTTGTGCAAGATCCAGTTTCTCGAAAATCGAATAAATTTCCTCAAGGTGGTCGAGCGCCTCTACGGACCTTGCATTCTTTACGAGCGCCCGAGCTTCCGTGATCACGGATTTTCCTCCGGTAAGGTGGGGCACGGCTCGCAGGGTCTTCTTTCGCCGGTCGTCGAGCGGCAACTTTTGAAGCAGAACTTCGAGGCCGGACTGGTCTTTGATGTTGAGAACATCTTTGATGGCCGCGATCTGATCATCGGGCAATTCCATGCGATCGACGATTCCGCCGAAGAAGTCGACGCTTCCGAGGTTGATCTGGAAACCTTGAACGCCCAGGCGTTGAAATGTTTCGACGGCGATCAGCAGGATCTCCACGTCGGCCGTCTTATGAGTGCCGCCGTAATGCTCGACGCCGATCTGGGCGAATTCCCGCTGGCGGCCTCCTTTCGGCTTTTCGAAACGCAACACCTCGCCTGAATAAAACAGCCGGATCGGTTTCGGCGCCGAGGCAAGCCGGGTTGCCACCGTCTTCGCGACGAGCGAGGTGAACTCGGGCCGGAGCGCGAGGATATTGCCTTCGCGATCGATGAACCGGTAGATGTGTTCTTCCTGGCCGGTACCCATGCCTTTCGCAAAGACATCGTAATAGTCGAAGATCGGCGGGATGATTTCTTCATACGACCAGCCTTCGAAGACCGAACAGATCGCCCGCTCGAGCAGACGGCGGCGGTGCGCCGCGCCGCCGATGAGGATCTGCGTCCCCGGAGGAATCTGTGTATAGGATTTCATCCCGTTAACCTAAAAGGCCTTTCCGATACATCAACTCCGCATTCAGAATTGCGGCGCCTGCCGCTCCGCGAATCGTGTTGTGACTG
Protein-coding sequences here:
- the trpE gene encoding anthranilate synthase component I, with translation MQPGLEDVKKLQTQGNVIPVYKSVIADFLTPVSAFLKLEKDRSHAFLLESIEGGERIARYSFLGGDPFLIKRYRDGQPANFMDDLRATMNRFKSVKLPNLPPFTGGAVGYFGYDMVRTIEDIPQSSVDDLGVDDAVLMFYKTVLAFDHLRHQIHIISNVIVEDSGESVEEQYRKAIEEIEHIETLLRAPLQIPPVTQNATDVTVRSNFDKQDYLAGVAKAKEYIAAGDIFQVVLAQRFEVDLPTSAFEIYRALRIVNPSPYMYFLKMPETSIVGSSPEMLVRVREQEIEYRPIAGTLPRGGNEAEDEANAERLRHDEKERAEHIMLVDLGRNDLGRVSQYGTVRVEDLMFIERYSHVMHLVSSLRGKLRDGVDRWDTLMACFPAGTVSGAPKVRAMEIIDELEPTKRGVYAGAVMYADFSNNLDSCIAIRTLVVRGDKGYIQAGGGIVADSVPENEYMETVNKSRALIRAINLAQRGFEL
- the hisIE gene encoding bifunctional phosphoribosyl-AMP cyclohydrolase/phosphoribosyl-ATP diphosphatase HisIE, with product MNDILKNARFGADGLIPAVMQDARTREVLTVAYMNKEALQLTLEKKETWLWSRSRQQLWHKGETSGNSQKVTKVSLDCDNDAVLVEVEPLGPACHTGAYSCFGSEPEIEGVLQELYAVIEERKEQRPEGSYTTYLFNSGLDKILKKVGEESAETIIAAKNPDAGRLVSETGDLMYHLLVLLVERGISLDEISRELKERRSATQGPKKT
- the hisF gene encoding imidazole glycerol phosphate synthase subunit HisF — its product is MLAKRIIPCLDVKGGRVVKGINFVNLRDAGDPVEAGLRYSEEGADELVFLDITASSDSRNIVAEMVRHVADTINIPFTVGGGLRNVGDIQEILRSGADKVSLNTSAVNEPSLVQKAAERFGSQCIVVAIDARRENNGSAKVYTHGGRERTELNAVEWAKTVAGLGAGEILLTSMDGDGTKHGYDLDLTRRISEAVNIPVIASGGAGNLQHLYEGLTEGAASAVLAASIFHFREVTIGEAKSYLRERGVVVR
- the hisA gene encoding 1-(5-phosphoribosyl)-5-[(5-phosphoribosylamino)methylideneamino]imidazole-4-carboxamide isomerase, translated to MKVYPAIDILGGKAVRLKQGRKSDATVYGDPLEMANKWVGKGADWLHVVDLDGAFEGVPKNLAVLREMAAAVPNAKIQLGGGIRSMAVIDTLLDAGIQRVVLGTAAVQDQEFVKAALTAQPHNVAVGIDARDGNVQIAGWTEDSHIAAIDLARRLQNLGARLVIYTDIARDGVLEGPNIEAMKEMLDHTELSVIASGGVSSIADVRQLARLDHKRLDGVIIGKALYEGRFEIEEAMANAR
- the hisH gene encoding imidazole glycerol phosphate synthase subunit HisH; the protein is MITIVDYKLNNLRSLENTLRRLGHNVCVTSNPDDIRAATKLILPGVGAFGDGMRNLKELGLAAPFIEKAEAGTPTLGICLGMHLLFSESEEFGKHQGLDILHGSIVKLPAHLRVPHMGWNQLHLKRTNGLTAGVTECSFVYFVHSYYAKPASDITLATTDYELEFPAIVHQGNIWATQFHPEKSQRIGERLLENFARF
- the hisB gene encoding imidazoleglycerol-phosphate dehydratase HisB, producing MDARTSMKSRKTNETDIRVNLNLDGTGEHQLATGIPFFDHMLAQLARHGHFDLEIHAKGDLEIDGHHTVEDVGWVLGQALREALGERRGITRFGHAYVPLDEALTRVVVDLSGRPYLVYKADFKATKLGDLQTELIEEFLKAFVQEGRFNLHVENLYGRNQHHIAETIFKATARALHTATRVGHTQIPSTKGVL
- the hisC gene encoding histidinol-phosphate transaminase, with amino-acid sequence MRDLSPSGVIKPEVRGLAAYTLKHFEADVKLDQNENPYELPADLKREIAERVLRRPWGRYPAFVPAGVIKALATFAGWIEDGILVGNGSNELIQASLSVALGPGRRLAVPQPTFTLYKLMATTLQADIEQVLLDSENMAFDADKLIAASRTADVIVICTPNNPTGTVLDRDALTAVLKSAKGIVIVDEAYHEFSGQTAVPLLAGHRNLIVLRTFSKAMAMAGLRFGYMMAHPEIAREVNKSKLPYNVNIFTLAAAEVIIEKHDVLNAGITALIRERERVFSELQKRPEIRAFPSQANFILIRTAKSARELFDALYSHGVLIRDVSAYPLLERCLRISIGTPEENNRCLAALDQVLENK
- the hisD gene encoding histidinol dehydrogenase, with translation MRVIDLTTEMNLDEIDALLAPGDVEQNVEQSVAGILQDVRRRGDAAVCEYTKRFDEFNLTPELMRVPEDQLRSYAEGADDELVEIMRKAAGNVRDFHEQQIEESWEYYAGDGVRLGLRRTPLASAGLYIPGGKAAYPSSVLMNAIPAQVAGVERIAVVTPPRSLEENPLVAAALKMLNLTEVYRIGGAQSIGALAYGTKTIPRVQKIVGPGNQYVQSAKRQVYGAVDIDMVAGPSEVAIVADETCEPSWIAADLLAQAEHDEMAGVWLITWSRELAVAVFDEVQTQLKSLDRKSIASTAIKNKGIAFVVADERDAIRLVNHIAPEHVEVLMAEPEHVSDNIQNAGAVFIGRYAPTVVGDYFAGPSHVLPTNRTARFFSPLGVPDFLKRTSIIRYSGRAIERFGEMIEKFAIAEGLTAHARSITIRRHKA
- the hisG gene encoding ATP phosphoribosyltransferase; amino-acid sequence: MLVIALCKGRFLEPSLELLGRAGVQFTDDVSSSRKLIFESTDKRFHAVLVKPTDVPTYVEYGAADIGIAGLDVLLESHADVLQPLDLNFGYCRIAIAGPAQAQAETRDYIGRFDSPTVRVATKYPRITMDHFNSRGIPVEIIPLSGSIELAPLIGLADRIVDLVETGRTLKENGLEILEVIAESSAKLLINRAGYQTKRQEVLTFIQALESARR
- the hisZ gene encoding ATP phosphoribosyltransferase regulatory subunit encodes the protein MKSYTQIPPGTQILIGGAAHRRRLLERAICSVFEGWSYEEIIPPIFDYYDVFAKGMGTGQEEHIYRFIDREGNILALRPEFTSLVAKTVATRLASAPKPIRLFYSGEVLRFEKPKGGRQREFAQIGVEHYGGTHKTADVEILLIAVETFQRLGVQGFQINLGSVDFFGGIVDRMELPDDQIAAIKDVLNIKDQSGLEVLLQKLPLDDRRKKTLRAVPHLTGGKSVITEARALVKNARSVEALDHLEEIYSIFEKLDLAQHLTIDLGEIRGFDYYTGILFRAYVRDLGFEVASGGRYDGLPAAFGEDMPAVGFTFILDRLEQIATPNLDMGNGNPTAIDVQQGFAKALQLRQAGKAVKLCL